A DNA window from Drosophila biarmipes strain raj3 chromosome 2R, RU_DBia_V1.1, whole genome shotgun sequence contains the following coding sequences:
- the LOC108030095 gene encoding mucin-5AC isoform X14: MDLSLERDSSALGSLFQQIINDMKNTSPLWEDFVAKAGKLHTCLRAAIQAIAAYLDAFQKIADAATNSRGASKEIGTALTRVCLRHKAVETRLKTFTSAIMDCLVQPLQDKIEDWKRTVATIDKDHAKEYKRCRSELKKRSSDTLRLQKKARKGQTDGLQSLMDSHMQDVTLRRAELEDVEKKSLRAAMVEERLRYCSFVHMLQPVVHEECEVMSELGHLQEAMQSIALVTKEPSVLPQASEELIHDAKASINLYPESPGGGSGSQGGGCSNSLGSRKSSVCSISSMNSSGSSNSPGHHHYPRSLSQFVTPAIRLKPGESSDSGFCSSPALTTQTSNAANQTASVSTWPPHSQDVVDNLPPTADRPHTISTAYEKGHQRPPLTVYTFQNPETIHESGSCLNNGSGPPNGQPSSGQATPATQKSPAASLSRPPLPVKPAHVRCSSLERPLSAQSNHRQGSGSNLLQRQCPSPIPAHITKELSAAHHAQQQQSQQPQTPPTYVNMSELATMAALKLTNQQQQQKPSPPPLQQQSSIDSTGSQHSNDSSGSHQLLQQQHHQQQQQHHSQPNHHSATATRSHSISSTASSLHSHPSIDSTVACGSLVGQPNHSTSTNTNTTSPSSGSSTPQNHYSPLLTNSPTSTAAGTPSGSSVGPGSALGFVYQVSSPTPPSSEVLKITEQTAAGQDQGSVNSGVEDADERSRASVLQKASMFEKAAAAAAVSPPAPNQSPAASSPASGGGGRRSEAEQQEMDKSFEDSIQALNNLIGELDSFQREIDEGKGKPVSSIISSSNNNNTTTSSNSSSDNNNLPATNSHIEPCAISNQTNSSGCGTDISDTTSDELAGDEMDARRQDRDRDMLGASDSELSRCYVSETSSLTGGLTAGGYENPTFAHFVANANREDVVSLDASDSVCLGQPRHAYVDTCSDSGSAVVVIYDHQIPNTPDIEFVKQNSEIVVLRTKDPQPQTLQLHEMRELQQLPANLAGSPDSSPDSSGGQAPATATVAPAKQRLSSFRATSEQQLQLLGRGSPQRGKATGEQAAQDQHFPAQAQPQQQQQQDSDGISQPVDPIRRQLPPKPTNLSIFNGPAPSVGDRPLVPRKSDFKADLDAKIRRQKQKVKQQLQQQQQQQQQSPQQQQAPQEPQHSPQSPPTRNCNVTNSPAANVTASASASASASAFTDQTHRMPIQSQTATFNHKQCKTPATMALSSPSSPSRGHLASALSSSSLSSLPLPATTSSPSNAPPSMLPASDHRPPAHPYVCSTAPANPHHANSFGNANASLKPCITPRPASLSGGGAGGGSTRIARRSSINQAKPPPPVRRSSSVTPSPNASVGLQHQQPQQQQHANLLQQNHQLSSSSEHLPPPPAFMLDAVPQMPSSALKVSETVRALAAMRHQPASPVSLRRMQQQQQQQQQQQLHQQHVQQQQQPLLQTFRTSSPAAGGGGGGIYAQPKLVNSMSSFRTSSPSPNGHAHPLPPTQPKTNPNLIAQLNARLSGKQQQPHQQQQQQQVEGIYGNQQAPGGESIYMRSGLSMSQPPQQQHYDAAAQAPNMRQAHSHQQQQQQQHYTCPPPLEDPPPPPIYAAGASATMPKKMARPPTGQQNAHAAHPSAYAAATATLPKNMVQQQQRLQQQQHQQQQYQQPAGLGIGNGNGNGHLAQRPQLPLPQQKLRAAQQQHLAEQQQQHQQRQPPIPSRHSSVQQKIFVSTNPFIQTTAVKFHSPSASPTCGSPVTGSGSGSGSLASIYATTSRGGHHQQQQQHAHQQQLQHQQQQHYYRDVAGGNSNGGNAYYNHNAHAHSQAHHSNYATSTNIEKTGSIRAKTKAEFLENLNAKLAKQGMSGRAFAVRNLINSKALMYQNRQNLSRPSAQYRRPPTYPNTSTAMNATCEDQC, encoded by the exons AACACTTCGCCACTGTGGGAGGACTTTGTGGCTAAGGCCGGAAAACTGCACACATGCTTGAG GGCCGCCATCCAGGCAATCGCCGCCTATTTGGATGCCTTCCAAAAGATAGCCGATGCGGCGACCAATTCAAGAG GCGCCTCCAAGGAGATCGGCACTGCCCTGACCCGCGTCTGCCTGCGGCACAAGGCCGTGGAGACGCGTCTGAAGACCTTCACCAGCGCCATCATGGATTGCCTGGTGCAGCCGCTGCAGGACAAGATCGAGGACTGGAAGCGCACGGTGGCCACCATCGACAAGGACCATGCCAAAGAGTACAAGCGCTGTCGCAGCGAGCTGAAGAAGCGCTCCAGCGACACACTGCGCCTGCAGAAGAAGGCTCGCAAGGGGCAGACGGATGGGCTGCAGTCCCTGATGGACTCCCACATGCAGGATGTCACCCTGCGGCGGGCTGAGCTGGAGGATGTGGAGAAGAAGTCTTTGCGTGCGGCCATGGTGGAGGAGCGGCTGCGCTACTGCAGCTTTGTCCACATGCTGCAGCCGGTGGTGCACGAGGAGTGCGAGGTCATGTCCGAGCTGGGTCATCTTCAG GAGGCCATGCAGTCGATCGCCCTGGTCACGAAGGAGCCCAGTGTGCTACCCCAGGCCTCCGAGGAGCTCATCCACGATGCCAAGGCCAGCATTAATCTGTACCCAGAGTCGCCGGGCGGAGGTTCTGGGTCGCAGGGCGGTGGATGCTCCAACTCGCTGGGCTCTCGAAAGAGCTCCGTTTGCTCCATCAGCAGCATGAACAGCAGCGGCTCGAGCAACTCGCCGGGACACCACCACTATCCGCGCTCCCTGTCGCAG TTTGTAACGCCCGCAATTCGCTTGAAACCTGGTGAATCCAGTGATAGTGGCTTTTGCTCATCGCCAGCTCTAACAACACAg ACTTCGAATGCAGCGAATCAGACGGCAAGTGTATCCACCTGGCCCCCACATTCCCAGGACGTGGTGGACAACCTGCCACCGACCGCCGACCGTCCGCACACCATTTCGACGGCCTACGAGAAGGGTCACCAGCGTCCGCCGCTGACCGTCTACACGTTCCAGAACCCGGAGACCATTCACGAGTCGGGAAGCTGCCTGAACAACGGATCCGGGCCCCCCAATGGTCAGCCCTCGTCGGGACAGGCCACGCCGGCCACCCAGAAGTCTCCGGCTGCCTCACTTAGTCGGCCGCCCTTGCCAGTT AAGCCAGCCCACGTG CGCTGTTCCTCGCTGGAGCGACCGCTTTCGGCCCAGAGTAACCACCGCCAGGGAAGCGGGAGCAACCTGCTGCAGCGCCAGTGCCCCTCACCGATTCCGGCTCATATCACGAAAG AGCTGTCCGCAGCACACCatgcacagcagcagcaaagccAGCAGCCCCAGACGCCGCCCACCTATGTGAACATGTCCGAGCTGGCCACCATGGCGGCCTTGAAGCTGAccaaccagcagcagcagcagaagcccTCTCCACCGCCCCTGCAGCAGCAGAGCTCCATCGATTCGACCGGCTCCCAGCATTCCAACGACTCCTCCGGCTCGCATcagctcctccagcagcagcaccatcagcagcagcagcagcatcactCGCAGCCGAATCACCACTCAGCCACCGCCACACGCTCCCATTCCATATCCTCGACGGCCTCGTCACTGCACTCGCATCCGTCGATCGACTCCACCGTCGCTTGCGGCTCGTTGGTGGGCCAGCCCAACCACAGCACCAGCACCAACACGAACACCACCTCGCCGTCCAGTGGCAGCTCCACGCCACAGAACCATTACTCGCCCCTGCTAACCAACTCCCCCACGTCCACTGCCGCAGGTACTCCGAGCGGCAGCAGTGTAGGTCCCGGTTCCGCACTGGGATTTGTCTACCAGGTCAGCTCCCCGACGCCTCCATCCAGCGAGGTGCTGAAGATCACCGAGCAGACGGCAGCTGGGCAGGATCAGGGGTCGGTGAACAGCGGCGTAGAGGATGCAGATGAGCGGTCGCGGGCCTCTGTTCTGCAGAAGGCCTCCATGTTCGagaaggcagcagcagcggcagcggtcTCGCCCCCGGCTCCGAATCAGTCACCAGCAGCATCTTCTCCAGCTTCGGGGGGCGGAGGACGACGATCCGAGGCGGAGCAGCAGGAAATGG ACAAGTCTTTCGAAGATTCAATACAAGcactaaataatttaattggcgAACTAGACTCGTTCCAACGCGAGATCGATGAGGGCAAGGGCAAGCCGGTGAGCAGCAtaatcagcagcagcaacaacaacaatacgacgaccagcagcaacagcagcagcgacaacaacaacctGCCCGCCACCAACAGCCACATCGAGCCCTGCGCCATCAGCAATCAGACAAATTCGAGCGGCTGCGGCACGGACATATCGGACACCACCTCCGACGAACTGGCCGGCGACGAAATGGACGCCAGGCGGcaggatcgggatcgggacaTGCTGGGCGCCAGCGATTCGGAGCTGAGTCGCTGCTATGTGAGCGAGACGAGTTCGCTGACCGGTGGCCTAACGGCCGGCGGCTATGAGAATCCCACCTTTGCGCACTTTGTGGCCAATGCGAACCGGGAGGATGTCGTTTCGCTGGATGCCTCCGACAGCGTCTGTCTGGGCCAACCGCGCCACGCCTACGTGGACACGTGCAGCGACAGCGGCAGTGCCGTGGTGGTGATCTACGATCATCAGATACCCAACACCCCTGACATTGAGTTCGTGAAGCAGAACTCGGAGATCGTGGTGCTGCGGACGAAGGATCCGCAGCCGCAAACCCTGCAGCTGCACGAGATGCgcgagctgcagcagctgccggCCAATCTGGCCGGTTCGCCGGACTCCTCGCCGGACTCGTCTGGTGGCCAGGCACCGGCGACAGCAACTGTGGCGCCCGCCAAGCAGCGACTCTCCTCGTTTCGCGCCACCAgtgagcagcagctgcagctcctcGGACGCGGAAGTCCGCAAAGAGGTAAAGCAACCGGTGAGCAGGCGGCACAGGACCAGCATTTCCCAGCACAGGCCCaaccccagcagcagcagcagcaggataGTGATGGCATTAGCCAGCCAGTAGATCCCATAAGGCGGCAGCTGCCGCCCAAGCCCACCAACTTGAGCATTTTCAATGGGCCCGCGCCCAGTGTGGGAGATAGGCCCCTGGTGCCCCGAAAGTCGGACTTTAAGGCCGATCTAGACGCGAAAATACGCAGGCAAAAGCAGAAGGTTAAacagcagttgcagcagcaacagcagcagcagcaacaatcgccgcagcagcagcaagcaCCACAAGAACCGCAACACTCACCACAGTCGCCCCCAACCAGAAACTGTAATGTCACTAATAGCCCAGCCGCCAATGTTactgcatccgcatccgcatctgcatctgcatctgcattcACCGACCAAACTCATAGAATGCCAATCCAAAGTCAGACAGCCACATTCAATCACAAGCAATGCAAGACGCCCGCAACTATGGCCCTGTCATCGCCATCGTCACCATCTCGCGGCCATCTAGCATCCGCATTATCATCGTCATCGCTATCGTCATTACCATTACCAGCCACCACATCATCGCCATCAAATGCTCCGCCATCGATGTTGCCCGCCAGTGACCACCGACCACCCGCCCATCCATATGTGTGCTCCACTGCCCCAGCCAATCCCCATCATGCCAATAGCTTTGGCAATGCCAATGCCAGTCTCAAGCCGTGCATTACGCCCCGGCCGGCCTCGTTGTCGG gaggaggagcaggcggtGGCTCCACGCGCATCGCACGTCGTTCGTCCATCAACCAGGCCAAGCCACCGCCGCCAGTGAGACGCAGCTCGTCGGTGACCCCCAGTCCCAATGCCTCGGTCGGG CTGCAGCACCAGCaaccacaacagcaacagcacgcCAATCTGCTGCAGCAGAATCACCAGCTAAGCAGCTCCAGCGAGCACTTGCCACCGCCGCCGGCCTTCATGCTGGACGCCGTGCCCCAGATGCCCAGCTCAGCGCTGAAGGTGTCGGAGACGGTGAGAGCCCTGGCAGCCATGCGGCACCAGCCGGCATCGCCTGTGTCGCTCAGAcgcatgcagcagcagcagcagcaacagcagcagcaacagctacACCAGCAACacgtgcagcagcagcagcaaccccTCCTGCAG ACGTTCCGCACTTCATCACCAGCCGCTGGCGGAGGGGGCGGCGGCATCTACGCCCAGCCCAAGCTGGTCAACAGCATGTCCAGCTTCCGCACCAGCAGCCCCAGTCCCAACGGACACGCTCACCCACTGCCACCGACACAGCCAAAGACGAATCCGAACCTAATTGCACAGCTCAATGCACGACTCAGCggcaagcagcagcagccgcaccagcagcagcagcagcagcaggtcgAGGGGATCTATGGCAACCAACAGGCGCCCGGAGGAGAGTCCATCTACATGCGCAGTGGCTTGTCCATGTCGCAGccgccacagcagcaacactatGACG CAGCTGCGCAAGCGCCGAACATGCGACAGGCCCATtcccatcagcagcagcaacagcagcagcactacACCTGCCCGCCTCCACTGGAGGATCCCCCACCGCCGCCCATTTACGCCGCCGGCGCATCGGCCACGATGCCCAAGAAGATGGCCCGCCCGCCCACTGGCCAGCAGAATGCGCATGCGGCCCACCCGAGCGCCTATGCGGCAGCCACGGCCACGCTGCCCAAGAACatggtgcagcagcagcagcgcttgcagcaacagcaacaccagcagcagcaatatcAACAGCCGGCAGGCCTGGGCattggcaatggcaatggcaatggccaCTTGGCTCAGCGTCCGCAGTTGCCGCTGCCCCAGCAGAAGCTGCGGGctgcacagcagcaacacttggcggagcagcagcagcagcatcagcaacgCCAGCCGCCCATACCTTCACGCCACTCGAGTGTGCAGCAAAAGATATTCGTCTCGACAAACCCATTCATACAGACAACGGCCGTCAAGTTTCACTCGCCCTCTGCCTCGCCCACTTGCGGCTCGCCAGTAACTGGATCTGGGTCGGGATCTGGGTCCCTGGCCAGCATTTACGCCACAACCTCGCGCGGAggccaccaccagcagcagcagcaacatgctcaccagcagcaactgcagcatcagcagcagcagcactacTATCGCGATGTTGCTGGGGGCAACAGCAATGGCGGCAATGCCTACTATAACCACAATGCCCATGCCCATTCCCAGGCACAtcattcaa ACTATGCCACAAGCACAAATATCGAAAAGACTGGCAGTATTCGGGCCAAGACCAAGGCCGAGTTCCTCGAGAATCTCAACGCGAAGCTGGCGAAGCAGGGAATGTCTGGACGAGCATTTGCCGTGCGAAATCTCATTAACAGCAAGGCCCTG ATGTATCAAAATCGGCAAAATCTATCGCGCCCCAGTGCGCAATACCGTAGACCACCCACCTATCCCAACACCAGCACGGCCATGAATGCCACTTGCGAAGATCAGTGCTAA
- the LOC108030095 gene encoding mucin-5AC isoform X15, translating into MDLSLERDSSALGSLFQQIINDMKNTSPLWEDFVAKAGKLHTCLRAAIQAIAAYLDAFQKIADAATNSRGASKEIGTALTRVCLRHKAVETRLKTFTSAIMDCLVQPLQDKIEDWKRTVATIDKDHAKEYKRCRSELKKRSSDTLRLQKKARKGQTDGLQSLMDSHMQDVTLRRAELEDVEKKSLRAAMVEERLRYCSFVHMLQPVVHEECEVMSELGHLQEAMQSIALVTKEPSVLPQASEELIHDAKASINLYPESPGGGSGSQGGGCSNSLGSRKSSVCSISSMNSSGSSNSPGHHHYPRSLSQFVTPAIRLKPGESSDSGFCSSPALTTQTSNAANQTASVSTWPPHSQDVVDNLPPTADRPHTISTAYEKGHQRPPLTVYTFQNPETIHESGSCLNNGSGPPNGQPSSGQATPATQKSPAASLSRPPLPVKPAHVRCSSLERPLSAQSNHRQGSGSNLLQRQCPSPIPAHITKELSAAHHAQQQQSQQPQTPPTYVNMSELATMAALKLTNQQQQQKPSPPPLQQQSSIDSTGSQHSNDSSGSHQLLQQQHHQQQQQHHSQPNHHSATATRSHSISSTASSLHSHPSIDSTVACGSLVGQPNHSTSTNTNTTSPSSGSSTPQNHYSPLLTNSPTSTAAGTPSGSSVGPGSALGFVYQVSSPTPPSSEVLKITEQTAAGQDQGSVNSGVEDADERSRASVLQKASMFEKAAAAAAVSPPAPNQSPAASSPASGGGGRRSEAEQQEMDKSFEDSIQALNNLIGELDSFQREIDEGKGKPVSSIISSSNNNNTTTSSNSSSDNNNLPATNSHIEPCAISNQTNSSGCGTDISDTTSDELAGDEMDARRQDRDRDMLGASDSELSRCYVSETSSLTGGLTAGGYENPTFAHFVANANREDVVSLDASDSVCLGQPRHAYVDTCSDSGSAVVVIYDHQIPNTPDIEFVKQNSEIVVLRTKDPQPQTLQLHEMRELQQLPANLAGSPDSSPDSSGGQAPATATVAPAKQRLSSFRATSEQQLQLLGRGSPQRGKATGEQAAQDQHFPAQAQPQQQQQQDSDGISQPVDPIRRQLPPKPTNLSIFNGPAPSVGDRPLVPRKSDFKADLDAKIRRQKQKVKQQLQQQQQQQQQSPQQQQAPQEPQHSPQSPPTRNCNVTNSPAANVTASASASASASAFTDQTHRMPIQSQTATFNHKQCKTPATMALSSPSSPSRGHLASALSSSSLSSLPLPATTSSPSNAPPSMLPASDHRPPAHPYVCSTAPANPHHANSFGNANASLKPCITPRPASLSGGGAGGGSTRIARRSSINQAKPPPPVRRSSSVTPSPNASVGLQHQQPQQQQHANLLQQNHQLSSSSEHLPPPPAFMLDAVPQMPSSALKVSETVRALAAMRHQPASPVSLRRMQQQQQQQQQQQLHQQHVQQQQQPLLQTFRTSSPAAGGGGGGIYAQPKLVNSMSSFRTSSPSPNGHAHPLPPTQPKTNPNLIAQLNARLSGKQQQPHQQQQQQQVEGIYGNQQAPGGESIYMRSGLSMSQPPQQQHYDAAQAPNMRQAHSHQQQQQQQHYTCPPPLEDPPPPPIYAAGASATMPKKMARPPTGQQNAHAAHPSAYAAATATLPKNMVQQQQRLQQQQHQQQQYQQPAGLGIGNGNGNGHLAQRPQLPLPQQKLRAAQQQHLAEQQQQHQQRQPPIPSRHSSVQQKIFVSTNPFIQTTAVKFHSPSASPTCGSPVTGSGSGSGSLASIYATTSRGGHHQQQQQHAHQQQLQHQQQQHYYRDVAGGNSNGGNAYYNHNAHAHSQAHHSNYATSTNIEKTGSIRAKTKAEFLENLNAKLAKQGMSGRAFAVRNLINSKALMYQNRQNLSRPSAQYRRPPTYPNTSTAMNATCEDQC; encoded by the exons AACACTTCGCCACTGTGGGAGGACTTTGTGGCTAAGGCCGGAAAACTGCACACATGCTTGAG GGCCGCCATCCAGGCAATCGCCGCCTATTTGGATGCCTTCCAAAAGATAGCCGATGCGGCGACCAATTCAAGAG GCGCCTCCAAGGAGATCGGCACTGCCCTGACCCGCGTCTGCCTGCGGCACAAGGCCGTGGAGACGCGTCTGAAGACCTTCACCAGCGCCATCATGGATTGCCTGGTGCAGCCGCTGCAGGACAAGATCGAGGACTGGAAGCGCACGGTGGCCACCATCGACAAGGACCATGCCAAAGAGTACAAGCGCTGTCGCAGCGAGCTGAAGAAGCGCTCCAGCGACACACTGCGCCTGCAGAAGAAGGCTCGCAAGGGGCAGACGGATGGGCTGCAGTCCCTGATGGACTCCCACATGCAGGATGTCACCCTGCGGCGGGCTGAGCTGGAGGATGTGGAGAAGAAGTCTTTGCGTGCGGCCATGGTGGAGGAGCGGCTGCGCTACTGCAGCTTTGTCCACATGCTGCAGCCGGTGGTGCACGAGGAGTGCGAGGTCATGTCCGAGCTGGGTCATCTTCAG GAGGCCATGCAGTCGATCGCCCTGGTCACGAAGGAGCCCAGTGTGCTACCCCAGGCCTCCGAGGAGCTCATCCACGATGCCAAGGCCAGCATTAATCTGTACCCAGAGTCGCCGGGCGGAGGTTCTGGGTCGCAGGGCGGTGGATGCTCCAACTCGCTGGGCTCTCGAAAGAGCTCCGTTTGCTCCATCAGCAGCATGAACAGCAGCGGCTCGAGCAACTCGCCGGGACACCACCACTATCCGCGCTCCCTGTCGCAG TTTGTAACGCCCGCAATTCGCTTGAAACCTGGTGAATCCAGTGATAGTGGCTTTTGCTCATCGCCAGCTCTAACAACACAg ACTTCGAATGCAGCGAATCAGACGGCAAGTGTATCCACCTGGCCCCCACATTCCCAGGACGTGGTGGACAACCTGCCACCGACCGCCGACCGTCCGCACACCATTTCGACGGCCTACGAGAAGGGTCACCAGCGTCCGCCGCTGACCGTCTACACGTTCCAGAACCCGGAGACCATTCACGAGTCGGGAAGCTGCCTGAACAACGGATCCGGGCCCCCCAATGGTCAGCCCTCGTCGGGACAGGCCACGCCGGCCACCCAGAAGTCTCCGGCTGCCTCACTTAGTCGGCCGCCCTTGCCAGTT AAGCCAGCCCACGTG CGCTGTTCCTCGCTGGAGCGACCGCTTTCGGCCCAGAGTAACCACCGCCAGGGAAGCGGGAGCAACCTGCTGCAGCGCCAGTGCCCCTCACCGATTCCGGCTCATATCACGAAAG AGCTGTCCGCAGCACACCatgcacagcagcagcaaagccAGCAGCCCCAGACGCCGCCCACCTATGTGAACATGTCCGAGCTGGCCACCATGGCGGCCTTGAAGCTGAccaaccagcagcagcagcagaagcccTCTCCACCGCCCCTGCAGCAGCAGAGCTCCATCGATTCGACCGGCTCCCAGCATTCCAACGACTCCTCCGGCTCGCATcagctcctccagcagcagcaccatcagcagcagcagcagcatcactCGCAGCCGAATCACCACTCAGCCACCGCCACACGCTCCCATTCCATATCCTCGACGGCCTCGTCACTGCACTCGCATCCGTCGATCGACTCCACCGTCGCTTGCGGCTCGTTGGTGGGCCAGCCCAACCACAGCACCAGCACCAACACGAACACCACCTCGCCGTCCAGTGGCAGCTCCACGCCACAGAACCATTACTCGCCCCTGCTAACCAACTCCCCCACGTCCACTGCCGCAGGTACTCCGAGCGGCAGCAGTGTAGGTCCCGGTTCCGCACTGGGATTTGTCTACCAGGTCAGCTCCCCGACGCCTCCATCCAGCGAGGTGCTGAAGATCACCGAGCAGACGGCAGCTGGGCAGGATCAGGGGTCGGTGAACAGCGGCGTAGAGGATGCAGATGAGCGGTCGCGGGCCTCTGTTCTGCAGAAGGCCTCCATGTTCGagaaggcagcagcagcggcagcggtcTCGCCCCCGGCTCCGAATCAGTCACCAGCAGCATCTTCTCCAGCTTCGGGGGGCGGAGGACGACGATCCGAGGCGGAGCAGCAGGAAATGG ACAAGTCTTTCGAAGATTCAATACAAGcactaaataatttaattggcgAACTAGACTCGTTCCAACGCGAGATCGATGAGGGCAAGGGCAAGCCGGTGAGCAGCAtaatcagcagcagcaacaacaacaatacgacgaccagcagcaacagcagcagcgacaacaacaacctGCCCGCCACCAACAGCCACATCGAGCCCTGCGCCATCAGCAATCAGACAAATTCGAGCGGCTGCGGCACGGACATATCGGACACCACCTCCGACGAACTGGCCGGCGACGAAATGGACGCCAGGCGGcaggatcgggatcgggacaTGCTGGGCGCCAGCGATTCGGAGCTGAGTCGCTGCTATGTGAGCGAGACGAGTTCGCTGACCGGTGGCCTAACGGCCGGCGGCTATGAGAATCCCACCTTTGCGCACTTTGTGGCCAATGCGAACCGGGAGGATGTCGTTTCGCTGGATGCCTCCGACAGCGTCTGTCTGGGCCAACCGCGCCACGCCTACGTGGACACGTGCAGCGACAGCGGCAGTGCCGTGGTGGTGATCTACGATCATCAGATACCCAACACCCCTGACATTGAGTTCGTGAAGCAGAACTCGGAGATCGTGGTGCTGCGGACGAAGGATCCGCAGCCGCAAACCCTGCAGCTGCACGAGATGCgcgagctgcagcagctgccggCCAATCTGGCCGGTTCGCCGGACTCCTCGCCGGACTCGTCTGGTGGCCAGGCACCGGCGACAGCAACTGTGGCGCCCGCCAAGCAGCGACTCTCCTCGTTTCGCGCCACCAgtgagcagcagctgcagctcctcGGACGCGGAAGTCCGCAAAGAGGTAAAGCAACCGGTGAGCAGGCGGCACAGGACCAGCATTTCCCAGCACAGGCCCaaccccagcagcagcagcagcaggataGTGATGGCATTAGCCAGCCAGTAGATCCCATAAGGCGGCAGCTGCCGCCCAAGCCCACCAACTTGAGCATTTTCAATGGGCCCGCGCCCAGTGTGGGAGATAGGCCCCTGGTGCCCCGAAAGTCGGACTTTAAGGCCGATCTAGACGCGAAAATACGCAGGCAAAAGCAGAAGGTTAAacagcagttgcagcagcaacagcagcagcagcaacaatcgccgcagcagcagcaagcaCCACAAGAACCGCAACACTCACCACAGTCGCCCCCAACCAGAAACTGTAATGTCACTAATAGCCCAGCCGCCAATGTTactgcatccgcatccgcatctgcatctgcatctgcattcACCGACCAAACTCATAGAATGCCAATCCAAAGTCAGACAGCCACATTCAATCACAAGCAATGCAAGACGCCCGCAACTATGGCCCTGTCATCGCCATCGTCACCATCTCGCGGCCATCTAGCATCCGCATTATCATCGTCATCGCTATCGTCATTACCATTACCAGCCACCACATCATCGCCATCAAATGCTCCGCCATCGATGTTGCCCGCCAGTGACCACCGACCACCCGCCCATCCATATGTGTGCTCCACTGCCCCAGCCAATCCCCATCATGCCAATAGCTTTGGCAATGCCAATGCCAGTCTCAAGCCGTGCATTACGCCCCGGCCGGCCTCGTTGTCGG gaggaggagcaggcggtGGCTCCACGCGCATCGCACGTCGTTCGTCCATCAACCAGGCCAAGCCACCGCCGCCAGTGAGACGCAGCTCGTCGGTGACCCCCAGTCCCAATGCCTCGGTCGGG CTGCAGCACCAGCaaccacaacagcaacagcacgcCAATCTGCTGCAGCAGAATCACCAGCTAAGCAGCTCCAGCGAGCACTTGCCACCGCCGCCGGCCTTCATGCTGGACGCCGTGCCCCAGATGCCCAGCTCAGCGCTGAAGGTGTCGGAGACGGTGAGAGCCCTGGCAGCCATGCGGCACCAGCCGGCATCGCCTGTGTCGCTCAGAcgcatgcagcagcagcagcagcaacagcagcagcaacagctacACCAGCAACacgtgcagcagcagcagcaaccccTCCTGCAG ACGTTCCGCACTTCATCACCAGCCGCTGGCGGAGGGGGCGGCGGCATCTACGCCCAGCCCAAGCTGGTCAACAGCATGTCCAGCTTCCGCACCAGCAGCCCCAGTCCCAACGGACACGCTCACCCACTGCCACCGACACAGCCAAAGACGAATCCGAACCTAATTGCACAGCTCAATGCACGACTCAGCggcaagcagcagcagccgcaccagcagcagcagcagcagcaggtcgAGGGGATCTATGGCAACCAACAGGCGCCCGGAGGAGAGTCCATCTACATGCGCAGTGGCTTGTCCATGTCGCAGccgccacagcagcaacactatGACG CTGCGCAAGCGCCGAACATGCGACAGGCCCATtcccatcagcagcagcaacagcagcagcactacACCTGCCCGCCTCCACTGGAGGATCCCCCACCGCCGCCCATTTACGCCGCCGGCGCATCGGCCACGATGCCCAAGAAGATGGCCCGCCCGCCCACTGGCCAGCAGAATGCGCATGCGGCCCACCCGAGCGCCTATGCGGCAGCCACGGCCACGCTGCCCAAGAACatggtgcagcagcagcagcgcttgcagcaacagcaacaccagcagcagcaatatcAACAGCCGGCAGGCCTGGGCattggcaatggcaatggcaatggccaCTTGGCTCAGCGTCCGCAGTTGCCGCTGCCCCAGCAGAAGCTGCGGGctgcacagcagcaacacttggcggagcagcagcagcagcatcagcaacgCCAGCCGCCCATACCTTCACGCCACTCGAGTGTGCAGCAAAAGATATTCGTCTCGACAAACCCATTCATACAGACAACGGCCGTCAAGTTTCACTCGCCCTCTGCCTCGCCCACTTGCGGCTCGCCAGTAACTGGATCTGGGTCGGGATCTGGGTCCCTGGCCAGCATTTACGCCACAACCTCGCGCGGAggccaccaccagcagcagcagcaacatgctcaccagcagcaactgcagcatcagcagcagcagcactacTATCGCGATGTTGCTGGGGGCAACAGCAATGGCGGCAATGCCTACTATAACCACAATGCCCATGCCCATTCCCAGGCACAtcattcaa ACTATGCCACAAGCACAAATATCGAAAAGACTGGCAGTATTCGGGCCAAGACCAAGGCCGAGTTCCTCGAGAATCTCAACGCGAAGCTGGCGAAGCAGGGAATGTCTGGACGAGCATTTGCCGTGCGAAATCTCATTAACAGCAAGGCCCTG ATGTATCAAAATCGGCAAAATCTATCGCGCCCCAGTGCGCAATACCGTAGACCACCCACCTATCCCAACACCAGCACGGCCATGAATGCCACTTGCGAAGATCAGTGCTAA